From the Chiroxiphia lanceolata isolate bChiLan1 chromosome Z, bChiLan1.pri, whole genome shotgun sequence genome, one window contains:
- the PTCD2 gene encoding pentatricopeptide repeat-containing protein 2, mitochondrial isoform X2 — MKVAIRNEVHGNKDPYFRSIKEKLKKNGIILKNELKNLLHLCQTSSDVELARKVIYRYFLKSRYHEQNGITALQNFKFGPLFMRLCYELDLERPAVELIKDQNLHGFFSENTSFHILMTMLFKKGHFESALEVLAEMKKQGIPFNKETYLLAFAICYKLDSLESSKISAKLLEEAQLKGDTLSLRAYCFAMATALKQNDVAQAKLYCSQIMKTEHKLYNNLKVLVQLRSGLLEEAIKTLEAAVEVDTPPFVKKLEFSEQVLATVREKMEENPNLSVKLGDICTKLQASGQITMCTLEDMLFQIPNSKKTTAKLLSQKQLGYHAANPLQSNLLLE; from the exons ATGAAAGTGGCAATTAGGAATGAAGTTCATGGCAATAAAG atccatattttagaagtattaaagaaaaactaaagaaaaatggaataattctcaaaaatgaattaaaaaatttgCTGCATTTATGTCAGACTTCATCTGATGTGGAATTAGCCAGAAAAGTTATTTacaggtattttttaaaatccag GTACCATGAACAGAATGGAATAACAGCcttacagaattttaaatttggGCCCCTCTTTATGAGGCTATGTTATGAGCTAGACCTTGAAAGACCTGCAGTAGAACTTATCAAAGATCAG AATTTGCATGGTTTTTTCTCAGAGAATACATCATTCCATATTTTGATGACTATGTTGTTTAAAAAAGGCCATTTTGAAA GTGCTTTGGAAGTTCtggcagaaatgaaaaaacaaggTATACCTTTCAACAAAGAAACATATCTACTTGCATTTGCAATATGCTATAAGCTG GACAGCCTGGAGTCTTCCAAAATCTCTGCGAAATTGCTTGAAGAAGCGCAGCTGAAAGGTGACACCTTGTCGCTGCGAGCGTACTGCTTTGCCATGGCAACTGCTCTCAAGCAG AATGATGTAGCGCAAGCCAAACTTTATTGCTCCCAGATTATGAAAACAGAGCACAAACTATACAATAATCTTAAA gttcTTGTCCAGCTCAGATCTGGTTTGCTAGAAGAAGCAATAAAGACACTAGAGGCAGCAGTGGAAGTAGATACTCCTCCCTTTGTGAAAAAACTTGAGTTTTCTGAGCAGGTG CTGGCTACAGTCAGggaaaagatggaagaaaacCCTAACCTTTCTGTCAAATTAGGAGATATTTGTACAAAACTACAAGCTTCTGGACAGATTACCATGTGCACACTAGAAGACATGCTTTTCCAGATTCCTAATTCAAAGAAGACTACTGCAAAGCTTTTAAGTCAGAAGCAATTGGGCTATCACGCTGCTAATCCGCTTCAGTCAAATCTGTTGTTGGAATAG